caaattattttattgatatcTTTGAAAAGCATAGCGAATAACATAGTTTTGAATCAACGAAGAAAAGTGAATCAGTAGCAAAACGGCAGTccttaaaacacgctatggataaaaggtATGAGAAAGCGAGTTAGTTTTCaagcgtggctgttgaaccaaaaaaatataaattaattaataccTGAGCTTATTCACTAAGATAGTTTCAATTCCTTGCTTTCCCTGGTCGTTCCCACGATCGTTAATCAACCTTTCATTCACAGATTCTTCGAACCTTCTTTCGCTACCAGCAGCGTCAAATATCTAAAGGTAAATAAAGCATTTACAATAATTCTACCAATACTCAATAGGTATTTACGCCATGTTATACCCAGCGTTGCTTTTCTATTCTTACCTTTTTGGAAAGTCTACGAACAAGATTTGTAGCTCTGCTTTTCAAGTTTTCtaaatataatcaaaatcAGTGTCAAAAcatgaatgaaaaaataaaagaattaaatcttaaatgattgaatgaatgaatgcagcTCAATTATCCTCTCGTGGCGGGGCAagaacagttgttataacactaacgtgtgtttcatacgcctcatgcccacttacgatAATTAGCATGATTACTACTCACCTATAAAATCTACGAAGGACGCACTCTCCTCCCCACCGTCATCGATGTAGTTCTTCAATATGATCCCGAACGCGTTACCAGTGCAGCCCATATGGAAATGTAATGGAAGTTCGGGACATTTTCGTGCCAGGAATCCTCCGTTCCACACCGAGCCGCAAGTGTCAGGGGAAAAACCCATCCCAAACTCTGGGAACGCGACCTCGTGTGGTGTGATTTCCATGTAAGCTACAATACGACTAAGGGTAAGTACTATATagtgtaagatggataccgttggcacataatatcttagATTTATGACCGTGAAGATACGTATATATTTCTGTGAacattctatgtttactaccaaataggaaaTAAAAACTAAGACCATGATACGTGATACCCCAACCTTCTATACAGATACTAAGATTCATATAATAAGATGGGAGAAGGTGGGACactatttcattctattttctcgacctatttggcagtaaacaaaatacatttaaaaaattataaaactgtatcctcacgactccaataaattattgttaattgtttaaaatacgatcaggatatttggttattttgtgctaaatgtgtcccatcttcccccaccctactatatgtttgtttttttcctattttaaacttaccaTTATATTGACTTGTAGGTGTGTCACTTTTAACGTGCATGGATACAAATATCGGATAAGGTACTTTCCCATCTTCTACGTAAGGCACCAGTTCAGATACCAACGAGTCGACCTAATTGGAATAAGTGTAACTTGCTGATTCTCTCGTGGCGCTTcaatgacagtcgtttaaCACGGCtattctgtttcaaacacctcgtgttcGGGtacagttaccacatatatgtaGCATTGTGGTTAGGGTTATTTTTTCAGATATATACCATTGTACCACTGGTCTCGGTTTCAAtctaaaaaagcataaaaccTGAGCCTTAATTAGCATGCAAAAAATACTAAACCTTTTCTTTTAACAGTTGTTGGCCAACAGAGAACCCAAAAAAGTCAACGAACGTAGCAGGCAATCCGTGTTTTACCTTTTCCAAGCTTAATTTCCTGGAATGTAGCAGTGTATATTGAGACATGggaatgtaaaaatatttaaccatttcttttaaacaaattacgtGTGTTTTGCTAGATGGGGAAGATTGAAGAAATATctgtataaactttttttcattgATCGTCGAAGACTTTTGTGCACTCGATCTATTTCTGAATCATGCATCCCGGATAGAGCATAAGCAGTGTACAGGTACCTAGGTGGTGTTATGTAATTAGTTTGATATATAGTACTTTGGAGTAAGATgaatacctttagcacataatatcccatatttcctattccattttttcaataattaacGCTTTttaagtcgtgaagatatggcTATATATTCCGGTAAATATTCGTTGTTTAATACAAATGGGGCAGAAAATTAATCTCATGAAATAACTAAAAAGGCTTTGTGGTGACGTGTTTGAAACTTCGGTGGTGCCTTCAGATCTCATTTAAGCATCTCTATTTATAAAcgtttgatttttcgttgatGGACCCCTTTAGGTTTGAAAATCTGAGATAAAGTTACCATGCAGATCCTGAAATTCCAGACACGTATGTAAAAGCATCGGAGATCCCCGCATCACGGAAAGCCTCCATGGCTCCACACATACCAATGATAGCTCTGTATCCACCACCCGAACCAACAAGAGAAATGACCGGCGTCTAAAACAAATGGTTTTCGAAACTTTTTTCTACGAACTCAGGTGAcacagtagggtgaggaaagatgggacacctttaaactctattttctcatcccatttagaAGTagaaaagaacattcaaagaattataaaactatatcctcacgacaccTATGGACCAAAGTTAGCCATAGACCATAGACCGtagttaatttttcaaaaaataatcaggatatttgaatattatgtgttaaaagtgttccaccttcccccaccctactacagtATAGGTGATATATACACCGTAGAAATGcagataaaaaacaacactttCTACAATCATAGATGATATACGAAACAGTGAAGATGTAGAACCCTAGTACAAATTGAATATTTAGTCTACAATCCTTTTGTAGACTGTATACGTCGTTTTATTAACAGTTGACTTGTTTAAAGTGCAGATTATGTATTCTCTATAGGAGGGTCCTTGACGATGCATGAGATTTgagccagatttggcccaatAGCCCCAAAGtgtgtttattgttattttaccGAACATTCAGAACACGGAAGTTATTTGCTTACGTCATCCGGAGAGGTTACCACATCCGGTTCGAGCTGAAGAATCTTCTGCAAGGCTTCCCTTACGTTCATGAGGCGCCTTCTTCTAAACTCTTTCTCTTTTTCATGCAGGCCGAAGCTATAACGTAGATCCGGTGTTTCCCTGTTTTACTTCAGCTGGTAAACGATCGctcaatttaaactaaaacttacCTGAGAAGACGAGAAATTTCCAAATCGACTTTACCGTTCTGAAACATAGGGAAACATGATTTTAACTTTCAAACCAGTGTTGTAATACCAACCCCATCAAAATCCAGAGTTTCAGATTGAATAGACCCAAGTTCCACTTGTGCGGCGTCAAACACCTTTTCCCCCAATACGTCATCAAACACAATATCCTCGTCTAGCAGGCGCACCTTATAAAAACAGGTATATTTGAACTAATgaatatagaaaaataaatggaACCTAATTGTATACCCCCGTccggtggggcaacgacagtctttataaaaaatgtgttctgtttcatacgccgtgcccgcttaccataTACTACGTAGATTTAAAATACGAACCAATTTTATTAAACGCAATAATTGACGATACAGTTCTCAACTTACCTTTATCAGGAAGTCGCTGTCAGAACTGTTTTCTGGAAATACGAATTGAAATTTTTCGTTGATTTCTGCTGTAGCGGAATCGTCAACGGCAATTGTGGAAtatttttgattgacagctggACAACTAACATGGATGCACGGGTCTGGTGTGTCAACTGTATCAACACGAAGcggtaagttttaattaactatttatatagtagggtggagaagatgggacgccttttcattagttgtcagttgtttaaaacacgatcaggatgtttggatattatgtggtaaaggtgtcccgtttttccACCCAACTACACAAAATAAAGCCACTCACGCATGTCTTGAAAGTAAGATATCGAGACATTACGACATCTTAAGACTTTTACTCCGACCACAATTACTGGTTTAAAAGGATTCTGAAATTAGaagaaaacaataattaaccAAAAATCCTCACGTATAAAAATGACAGATTACAAACCTTAATTTGGGAATATAAGTTTTGATGAAAATCTTCCATTCCAGCAGCTTTTGCTTCAACTTTAAACGTGGTAAACTTATTTAGCAATGTCTTGTGGTAAGGGCACTATTGCATTTTAAAGCTGCGTGTGATAAAAGTGACTGAAATTTCCGGATATTATAGTGAAGTCAATTAAGGAAGTAACGTTACGTCTTTTTGGTGCTTGACTAAATTGAACGTATATTTTTGGTGGTGGACAATTTAGAACTTGACCCTTTCCATTCAAGCGAAACTATTTTCGATATCACAATACTTGTGAATTGGAAGTAGCAGTCATTGCGTGCGTTGTAAAATCTCAAGGGTGACAATAATACGGTTCAATGGGCTGATATTAAACTTACAGTATAATGTGGCCACCTAACGCTTTATTCCAGTACAGAATGGTAAATAAAACGCCCGCTGCTGCGTACATTGCCTTTAGTGTGCAGTAGTTCTGCACTAGTTAGTTTTGGTTCAGGTTAGTTTTGGTTTGTTGTGCTGGTAGTTAGATGGAAGAATTCGACGTTATTGTTGTCGGGGCTGGCATCATTGGTAGTTGGACTGCGTACCATCTTGCAAAGCGTGGCAGATCAACTTTGCTTCTCGAACAGGTTGGTGAAAGTTGTAAGAAATGTAGTCTTAACTTATGGTCTTGCAGTAAACGTATACCCTGCAACTTATAACATGCCAGTTTACAACTATAGGTATAGTATGTGTAATAAGTAgtcatgtttaaaataatgcattGTAATCGGCATTCACGACGCAAGTTACGTATAGAGTGCATACAGCAGTTCAATTGCTCTTGCTGCAGAACGAGCGCTACAATTACAGAGTTAACGTATACAGTAGCATGATCGAATGATTTCCTTACAGGCAGACAAATTGATTTCCGCATGTGTGAATGTTTTGATACATGTTACATAGGACGTTTACAGTGAGCCTGTGTTATTTGCAAGCTTGGTTGAATCCCGGCTATGGTATATGCCCATTACAATGCACATGAGGTTAATATTCACCTACACGCTGTTGAGCTTGACGTTTACAAACCTGTGGTCTGTAAAAGCCACCTTGATATTGGTATTGTAGTCAGTTATTAACTTTTAGTCTAAAAGGTATTTACGCTTACTGGTGTAAAGGTTTAAACATGTAAATTAATCTAATTTAACCAATTCCAGAAGACtcacaataaaacattaacataacaaaaatgaatgaacgtaacttgtATATCCTTGTGGCGTAGtgatgacagtcgttataacacgggtgttctgtttcatatacccgcttacgagttgttttacttatgtaactttgtataggtgcatatttttaataattgtaaTAACGAATAGGGGACGATTTTGGTAGAGTGTTTTATCCTTGGACACACACGTAActtagcagcgtcgagcctcgaccTCTCCCTGCAGGTACATCACAGTTTtcctttttatgttttatagttCCCGTTGCTACACACCCGTGGTAGTTCACACGGTCATTCAAGAATATTAAGAAAATCCTACGTCGACGAACATTACGCTGCTATGATGCCAGAGGCGTATAAATTATGGGAGCATATGGAGACATCTAGCGGAATTTCATTTATGAAGTAAGTTGCTcaataataaagttattttgctttatattattttccaTCACGTATAATATTTAGAACTACGGGTCATCTATCAATatctaaagtaaaatatgGTCACGTTGCTAAAGTAAGAAGATGGTGTGAGAAACTTAGAATTCCGCATTCAACACTGGACAGTGAATCACTTAACAAAAGATTTGGACTCAAGTTTAACGATGAGTATGACGTAAGAAATAATGCTCAAACTATAGACGTGAACACGTGtgaagtattttatatttgaaataacaCAGGCGGTAATTGAACCATCGGGGGCCGTTCTTAATGCTGACAGATGTCTTATGTCGATTCAGGTATTATTTATGATGAGCGTTTTAACTGTGCTTACTAAAGAAACATTTCATCTTCAGAGTGAAATAAAGAAGTCCGGTGGTGTAGTACGCGACCAGGAGAAAGTTTTGAGCATCGAACCTGTGAATCAAGATATAGTGAGAGTTCGAACAAACaagaatgtttacaaatgCAGATCGGTGGTTCTTACATGCGGACCATGGGCGAATGAACTTCTTAAACCACTGGGTCTCCAGTTGCCGCTGACAGTGAGTAAACTACATTGATGTAATACAGTCTACATTCGGGAAACAACGTCTGAAGGAGTCCGTGGAGTAGCACTGTGGCCTGTGGGTGTCGGGGGAATGAGCCAATTATTCTGGTTCAAATCTTAAGTTCCACGGCTTGTATTGCTACAAGAAATCGCCCACGTATATATGGAATACAGTAGTAATTAGATTTGTAAGGAT
The DNA window shown above is from Ciona intestinalis chromosome 3, KH, whole genome shotgun sequence and carries:
- the LOC100177623 gene encoding peroxisomal sarcosine oxidase-like, giving the protein MEEFDVIVVGAGIIGSWTAYHLAKRGRSTLLLEQFPLLHTRGSSHGHSRILRKSYVDEHYAAMMPEAYKLWEHMETSSGISFMKTTGHLSISKVKYGHVAKVRRWCEKLRIPHSTLDSESLNKRFGLKFNDEYDAVIEPSGAVLNADRCLMSIQSEIKKSGGVVRDQEKVLSIEPVNQDIVRVRTNKNVYKCRSVVLTCGPWANELLKPLGLQLPLTVGKVFVTYFKERSVGAFSSNAGFPNLLCYVKEGNYMYGLPSDEYQGLFKFCYHHYFPIDPNERDKPQPNQENEIQRKKTEELTKFIQNHFPLLECETSLVETCIITDSPDKDYILDRHPMHRNIVFAAGMSGHAFKTSPVVGKILAEMSCEEKVSYPIHHYSVRRFNKSKL